The following proteins are encoded in a genomic region of Xyrauchen texanus isolate HMW12.3.18 unplaced genomic scaffold, RBS_HiC_50CHRs HiC_scaffold_686, whole genome shotgun sequence:
- the LOC127642549 gene encoding cell division cycle protein 16 homolog yields MNLDRLRKRVRHYVDQQQYQSALFWADKVASLSHEDPQDVYWLAQCLYLTAQYHRASHALRSRKLDKLYGACQYLAARCHYAAKEYQQALDILDMEEAASKKLLDKNVKEENGSRETVKEWEMSSDSINSSICLLRGKIYDAMDNRPLATSSYKEALKLDVYCFEAFDLLTSHHMLIAQEEKDFLDSLPLSQQCTEEEVELLRFLFENKLKKYNKPREMVVPEMVNGLQDNLDVVVSLAERHYYNCDFKMCYSLTSMVMVKDPFHANCLPVHIGTLVELSKANELFYLSHKLVDLYPSNPVSWFAVGCYYLMVGHKNEHARRYLSKATTLERTYGPAWIAYGHSFAVESEHDQAMAAYFTAAQLMKGCHLPMLYIGLEYGLTNNPKLAERFFSQALSIAPEDPFVIHEVAVVAFQNGDYKTAEKLFLDAMEKIKAIGNEVTVDKWEPLLNNMGHVCRKLRKYEQALEYHRQALVLIPQNASTYSAIGYVHSLIGDFESAIDYFHTALGLKRDDTFSVTMLGHCIEMYISDSDAFIGTDMKDKVRKTLSTPALMKMLNTSADGSESRTQPAEEVNVCLETPSFNADKQTDAFQRFLLECDMHENDMMLETSMSDTST; encoded by the exons ATGAATCTTGACAGGCTACGTAAAAGAGTAAGACACTACGTTGATCAG CAACAGTATCAAAGTGCGCTGTTCTGGGCTGACAAAGTAGCATCTTTGTCACATG AGGATCCTCAAGATGTTTATTGGTTAGCTCAGTGCCTTTATTTGACAGCACAGTATCACAGAGCTTCTCATGCTCTCAGATCTCGCAAGCTTGACAAG TTGTATGGAGCCTGTCAGTATCTAGCTGCAAGATGCCAT TATGCTGCCAAAGAATATCAGCAAGCATTGGACATACTGGATATGGAGGAAGCAGCCAGTAAGAAGTTATTGGACAAGAATGTAAAGGAGGAAAATGGCTCTAGGGAAACCGTAAAGGAATGGGAAATGTCTTCCGATTCA ATCAATAGTTCCATCTGTCTCCTGCGAGGGAAGATCTATGATGCCATGGATAACAGACCCCTAGCCACGTCTAGCTACAAAGAGGCCTTAAAACTGGATGTCTACTGCTTTGAAGCCTTTGACCTTTTGACGTCCCATCACATGTTAATTGCTCAAGAAG AAAAAGATTTCTTGGATTCTCTGCCCTTAAGCCAACAATGTACAGAAGAGGAAGTAGAATTGCTACGTTTCCTTTTTGAGAACAAGTTAAAGAAG TACAACAAACCTAGAGAGATGGTCGTCCCAGAAATGGTCAACGGTCTCCAGGACAACTTGGATGTTGTCGTCTCTCTTGCGGAACGTCATTATTACAACTGTGACTTTAAAATGTGCTACTCTCTTACGTCTAT GGTTATGGTGAAAGACCCATTTCATGCGAACTGTTTACCAGTGCACATAGGAACACTTGTTGAGCTGAGCAAAGCAAATG AGTTGTTTTACCTATCTCATAAACTGGTGGATTTGTATCCAAGCAATCCA GTTTCGTGGTTTGCTGTTGGATGTTACTACCTCATGGTTGGGCATAAAAATGAACATGCAAGGCGGTATCTCAG TAAAGCCACAACACTGGAGCGCACATACGGCCCAGCATGGATAGCATATGGTCACTCGTTTGCTGTGGAGAGTGAGCATGATCAGGCAATGGCTGCATACTTCACTGCTGCCCAGCTCATGAAAGG GTGTCACCTGCCCATGCTGTACATTGGTCTAGAGTATGGACTCACTAACAACCCCAAGCTGGCTGAACGGTTCTTCAGCCAAGCCCTTAGCATTGCCCCTGAGGACCCATTTGTCATTCATGAGGTAGCTGTGGTTGCCTTCCAAAATGGAGA TTATAAAACAGCTGAGAAGTTGTTTCTAGATGCTATGGAGAAGATCAAAGCCATTGGAAATGAA GTGACGGTAGACAAATGGGAGCCACTCTTAAACAATATGGGTCATGTGTGTCGGAAACTGAG GAAATATGAACAGGCTCTCGAATACCACAGGCAAGCTTTGGTTCTCATCCCACAGAATGCATCTACTTACTCAGCCATCGGTTACGTGCATAGCCTCATTGGAGACTTTGAGAGTGCCATTGACTACTTTCACACT GCACTTGGTCTTAAAAGGGATGACACTTTTTCTGTAACCATGCTGGGTCACTGTATTGAGATGTATATCAGCGATTCAGATGCTTTCATTG GAACTGACATGAAAGACAAAGTAAGAAAGACCCTCAGCACACCAGCACTGATGAAGATGCTCAACACTTCTGCAGACGGCAGTGAGAGCAGAACACAACCTGCAGAGGAGGTAAATGTTTGCCTGGAGACTCCATCTTTTAACGCCGACAAACAAACCGATGCCTTTCAGCGCTTCCTCTTAGAATGCGACATGCATGAGAACGACATGATGCTGGAGACGTCCATGTCTGATACCAGCACATGA